One Lusitaniella coriacea LEGE 07157 genomic window carries:
- a CDS encoding glycosyltransferase family 4 protein, with protein MKPGKLKVLLIIEQCNPEWSSVPLEGYNYFQGIRQWVDVTLATHIRNREALEKLPKPPNAVYIPESALSRKYHRFIENIVAKGKINWPLYHALSYPIYEEFNRRVYQHFKSEIARGDYDIVHALTPMMPRYPVKAVKACKTTPFILGPVNGGVPFPPGFQETARQENANLNFLRAFGRFLIPGYRATYQKADRVLAGSTYTLNLIQRLFSLTDERISLFYENGIPKHFLQNSSASDHKDKIHLLFVGRLVPYKCADLVIAALGRLNASARDRLHLTIVGGGSEQQKLEQQVRDLKLEDIVHFAGWVEQKETLQYYRQADIFCFPSIREFGGAVVLEAMACGLPCIVANNGGIGEYVTEQTGFKIDPRSREYLTEQVAEKIDLLVKDENLRSRMSQKSTERAKEFVWENKATKIIEIYQEILEK; from the coding sequence ATGAAGCCAGGGAAATTGAAGGTTTTATTAATTATCGAACAATGCAATCCTGAATGGTCGTCCGTTCCCTTGGAGGGGTACAACTACTTTCAGGGAATTCGTCAGTGGGTTGATGTTACATTAGCAACGCATATTCGGAACCGCGAAGCCCTCGAAAAACTCCCCAAACCCCCCAATGCCGTCTATATCCCTGAAAGCGCGTTAAGCCGAAAGTATCATCGCTTCATTGAAAATATTGTGGCGAAAGGCAAAATTAATTGGCCCCTCTACCACGCCTTAAGCTATCCCATTTACGAAGAGTTTAATCGGCGCGTCTACCAACACTTTAAATCTGAAATTGCCAGGGGCGATTACGACATCGTTCACGCACTCACGCCAATGATGCCTCGCTATCCTGTTAAAGCAGTGAAAGCCTGTAAAACTACGCCTTTTATTCTGGGGCCCGTGAATGGAGGGGTTCCTTTTCCCCCCGGATTTCAAGAAACCGCACGCCAGGAAAATGCCAATCTCAACTTTCTAAGGGCGTTTGGGCGATTTTTAATTCCCGGTTATCGAGCAACCTATCAAAAAGCAGATCGAGTGTTAGCGGGTTCGACCTATACCTTGAACCTTATTCAACGCCTCTTTTCCCTGACCGACGAACGAATTTCCCTCTTTTATGAAAACGGAATTCCCAAACACTTTTTGCAAAATTCTTCCGCTTCTGACCATAAAGATAAAATTCATTTACTTTTTGTCGGTCGTTTAGTTCCCTATAAGTGCGCAGACCTTGTTATTGCTGCTTTGGGTCGTTTAAATGCTTCAGCGCGCGATCGATTGCACTTAACCATTGTGGGTGGAGGTTCGGAACAGCAGAAATTGGAACAACAAGTTCGAGACTTGAAATTAGAAGATATCGTTCATTTTGCCGGGTGGGTCGAACAAAAAGAAACCTTGCAATACTACAGACAGGCAGATATTTTCTGTTTTCCCTCCATTCGAGAATTTGGCGGTGCAGTGGTCTTAGAAGCGATGGCTTGTGGATTGCCCTGCATTGTGGCGAACAATGGCGGAATCGGAGAATACGTTACCGAACAAACGGGATTTAAAATCGATCCTCGTTCTCGCGAATATCTGACCGAGCAGGTAGCAGAAAAAATCGACCTCTTGGTCAAAGATGAGAATCTTCGATCGCGAATGTCACAAAAATCGACTGAAAGGGCGAAAGAGTTTGTCTGGGAGAATAAAGCAACAAAAATCATCGAAATTTACCAAGAAATACTCGAAAAATAA
- a CDS encoding tetratricopeptide repeat protein — MPKLNWLFSLFAIAGFSTIALPVSGQALLPYTLNLDSEELEQQGVALIQDAVQLVRFEQYDLALPRAKLATQLAPNLFETWFVLGSLYVQQREFDKGIEVLMKARAIAPEEPGIMFTLGSAYFQKENYDAAVKELETGLKLDPEATEALFDLGNSYLMLKRYSESIAVYERAIAQDEEFWPAINNIGLVKYEQGDISGAIQHWRNSVTIDPEAAEPQLAIAVALYTQGQQQEGLKLGEAALSLDRKYADLEFLKENLWGERLLGDTQRFLATPEIQAVIERFQS; from the coding sequence GTGCCTAAGTTGAATTGGTTATTTTCCCTTTTCGCGATCGCGGGTTTCTCGACGATTGCCCTTCCCGTTTCCGGACAAGCATTACTTCCCTACACCCTGAACCTCGACTCAGAGGAACTCGAACAGCAGGGGGTAGCCCTTATCCAAGATGCCGTTCAGTTAGTGCGTTTCGAGCAATACGATCTAGCTTTGCCTCGTGCCAAGTTAGCAACGCAACTCGCGCCTAACCTCTTTGAAACTTGGTTTGTTTTGGGGAGTTTGTACGTTCAGCAAAGGGAATTTGACAAAGGCATTGAGGTGCTGATGAAGGCGCGCGCGATCGCGCCAGAGGAGCCGGGGATTATGTTTACCCTGGGATCGGCTTATTTCCAAAAGGAAAATTACGATGCGGCGGTTAAAGAACTAGAAACCGGATTAAAGCTCGATCCCGAAGCAACCGAAGCGCTCTTCGATTTGGGGAATTCTTATTTGATGCTCAAACGCTATTCCGAATCGATCGCTGTCTACGAGCGCGCGATCGCGCAGGACGAAGAATTTTGGCCCGCGATTAACAACATCGGACTCGTGAAGTACGAACAGGGCGATATTTCAGGAGCGATTCAACATTGGCGAAATTCCGTCACTATCGATCCCGAAGCCGCAGAACCGCAACTCGCGATCGCGGTTGCCCTTTATACCCAAGGTCAACAACAGGAAGGTCTAAAGTTAGGGGAAGCGGCTCTTTCTCTCGATCGTAAATACGCCGACTTGGAGTTTCTCAAGGAAAATCTTTGGGGAGAACGCCTCCTCGGAGATACCCAACGCTTTCTCGCAACCCCAGAAATACAGGCGGTTATTGAGCGCTTTCAATCCTGA
- a CDS encoding response regulator yields MTTVLIVEDDPINLRVFSKILTKRGGLDVKGTEDVEEVMRAAQAREIDVILMDVSLAHSVYQGKSVDGIKITQMLKSDPQTSSLPIILVTAHAMEGDRENFLKQSGADGYISKPVVDHQEFVNQILQYLPQDG; encoded by the coding sequence ATGACAACCGTTCTGATTGTAGAAGACGATCCCATTAATCTTCGCGTTTTTTCTAAGATTCTCACCAAACGCGGTGGCTTGGATGTTAAAGGCACAGAAGATGTTGAAGAAGTGATGCGCGCTGCCCAAGCTAGGGAGATCGACGTTATCTTGATGGATGTTTCCTTAGCGCACAGCGTTTACCAGGGTAAATCTGTGGATGGCATTAAAATCACTCAGATGTTAAAGTCCGATCCGCAAACTTCTTCGTTGCCCATTATTTTGGTGACGGCTCACGCAATGGAGGGCGATCGCGAAAATTTTCTCAAGCAAAGTGGCGCTGATGGCTATATTTCTAAGCCTGTGGTCGATCACCAAGAGTTTGTCAATCAAATTCTCCAGTACTTGCCACAGGACGGTTAA
- a CDS encoding type IV pilin-like G/H family protein: protein MKSEFQAKFLMHLNQKKQNEGFTLIELLVVIIIIGILAAIALPSLLGQANKAKQSEARQNVGSINRAQQAFALGPGRFTDALPDLGLGIKTQTTNYLYTIKTTNNSESAANWGLSVQPTTKTYVGLTGAIVDTKTNEALTVTATCESVERKEFTNVNSAAAPPAPGNDGVNIVCDKAPTPNGIQKWKDLKSG from the coding sequence ATGAAGTCAGAATTTCAAGCTAAGTTTCTAATGCACCTCAACCAGAAGAAGCAAAATGAGGGTTTCACCCTGATCGAGCTGCTGGTTGTTATTATCATTATCGGTATTCTTGCCGCGATCGCGCTTCCCTCATTGTTAGGTCAAGCCAACAAAGCCAAGCAGTCTGAGGCTCGTCAGAACGTTGGTTCAATTAACCGCGCTCAACAGGCTTTTGCCCTTGGCCCAGGAAGATTTACTGACGCTCTTCCTGATTTGGGACTTGGGATTAAAACCCAAACCACGAACTATCTTTACACAATTAAGACAACGAATAATTCGGAGTCAGCGGCGAATTGGGGGCTTTCTGTCCAACCGACGACGAAAACCTATGTGGGTTTGACCGGTGCCATTGTTGACACAAAGACCAATGAAGCATTGACAGTTACTGCAACCTGCGAGTCTGTAGAACGCAAAGAGTTCACCAATGTCAATTCGGCTGCGGCCCCGCCAGCTCCAGGGAATGATGGGGTGAATATTGTGTGCGACAAGGCTCCTACACCCAATGGAATTCAGAAATGGAAGGATCTCAAGAGCGGTTGA
- a CDS encoding caspase family protein, whose product MANYSSLAIGINRYQFIQPLSYAQADAQAIWQFMVGEARIPPAQNLLLTDASAWIEDRATTPTKENILNWLKAGASEQPLPWMWFFFSGYGVCWEGADYLMPIDGNPKDIPGTGISVRSLFHSLQQQRAERLLVLLDINRSPGILAGDSVGVETTELAKEMGIPVILSSQLQQTSHESSELGHGMFAATLLEALRYYNQDLTLDKLDGYLRDRLPELCEHHWRPPQVPLTLVPSPELKRQLILPGDRALLDWELVGTNGAAILATENVKVQSNGKASSAKIATSAPITRQPPPLVPPNSTNSSPPPGDTRMPAKAEEPNSPRPIDYKKWILVGGGLALLFSFLGIVGQPLLKTLQPASVENPGEIETVNPTGETETPAPVAQSPETAIPSPIASPQPSAQQEATTPSPAASPVATNAAPAGMAASTHIQSVQASKFGRAIADARKVPPDSPNYKEAQRCINTWSLSILDIARGRAKQGNFSGAIAAASLIGTDEQEIYTLAQQKIKTWNQLEQKQQKNGAIIAAARKLIQPTQASSYGKAIQKLREVPLGEPGHPEAKKLIENWGKQVYLIANSRAARQEFQSAIAAAQFVPSDTSSHPKAKAAIARWQKGER is encoded by the coding sequence ATGGCAAACTACAGTTCTCTGGCAATTGGGATCAATCGCTATCAATTTATCCAACCCTTGAGTTACGCTCAAGCCGATGCTCAAGCAATTTGGCAATTTATGGTGGGAGAGGCTCGAATTCCCCCAGCCCAAAATCTTCTGTTAACGGATGCTTCGGCGTGGATTGAAGATCGAGCGACAACGCCCACGAAGGAAAATATTCTCAACTGGCTCAAAGCAGGGGCGAGCGAACAACCGCTTCCGTGGATGTGGTTCTTTTTCAGTGGCTATGGCGTTTGCTGGGAGGGGGCTGACTATTTGATGCCGATTGATGGCAATCCGAAAGATATTCCGGGTACGGGAATTTCAGTACGTTCTTTGTTCCACTCCCTGCAACAACAAAGAGCAGAACGCTTGCTGGTTCTGTTGGATATCAACCGCTCTCCCGGCATTTTAGCGGGGGATTCGGTGGGGGTCGAAACGACGGAACTGGCGAAGGAAATGGGAATTCCGGTTATTTTGTCGAGTCAATTGCAACAAACCTCTCACGAGTCGTCGGAGTTGGGTCACGGAATGTTTGCGGCTACGCTACTCGAAGCGCTGCGCTACTATAACCAGGATCTGACTTTAGATAAGTTGGATGGTTATTTGCGCGATCGCCTGCCGGAATTGTGCGAGCATCATTGGCGACCCCCTCAAGTCCCGCTAACCCTCGTTCCTTCCCCGGAATTGAAGCGACAGCTTATTTTACCGGGCGATCGCGCCCTCCTGGATTGGGAGTTGGTGGGAACGAACGGTGCGGCGATTTTGGCGACAGAGAACGTTAAAGTTCAAAGCAATGGCAAAGCGTCATCGGCGAAAATTGCCACCTCAGCACCGATTACGCGGCAACCGCCCCCTCTGGTTCCGCCAAATTCAACAAATTCCTCGCCTCCGCCTGGAGATACCAGGATGCCGGCTAAAGCGGAAGAACCAAACTCCCCGCGACCGATTGACTACAAGAAGTGGATCCTTGTGGGGGGCGGACTCGCATTATTATTCTCGTTCTTAGGGATAGTGGGGCAACCGCTTTTAAAGACTTTACAGCCAGCGTCCGTTGAAAATCCTGGCGAAATTGAGACGGTAAATCCTACGGGTGAAACAGAAACACCTGCTCCTGTTGCTCAATCGCCGGAGACCGCAATTCCTTCTCCTATTGCAAGTCCTCAACCGTCAGCGCAACAGGAAGCAACAACACCTTCCCCTGCTGCATCTCCGGTTGCTACTAATGCTGCTCCTGCGGGAATGGCAGCGAGTACCCACATTCAAAGCGTTCAAGCCTCTAAATTTGGTCGCGCGATCGCGGATGCCCGTAAAGTCCCCCCAGATTCCCCCAATTACAAGGAAGCCCAACGCTGTATTAATACCTGGAGTTTGTCGATTCTCGATATTGCTCGCGGACGTGCAAAACAGGGGAATTTCTCCGGCGCGATTGCAGCAGCCTCCTTGATTGGCACAGACGAACAGGAAATTTACACCCTGGCACAACAAAAAATTAAAACTTGGAACCAACTGGAACAAAAGCAGCAGAAAAACGGAGCTATTATTGCAGCCGCAAGGAAGTTAATTCAACCGACTCAGGCTTCTTCCTACGGTAAAGCGATTCAGAAACTGCGGGAGGTTCCCCTCGGCGAACCGGGTCATCCCGAAGCGAAGAAGCTGATTGAAAACTGGGGCAAGCAAGTTTATCTCATTGCTAATTCTCGCGCGGCGCGTCAGGAATTTCAATCCGCGATCGCGGCAGCACAGTTCGTTCCCAGCGATACCTCATCTCACCCAAAAGCAAAAGCCGCGATCGCGCGCTGGCAGAAGGGAGAGCGTTAA
- a CDS encoding GNAT family N-acetyltransferase, protein MDIREASDSERNDVLFVERAAFGSDCEAELVSNLLEDPSAKPILSLLAFDGDRAVGHILLTTAHLTNKQNSVSIALLAPLAVIPDVQRQGIGGNLIEQGLNRLSESGVDLVFVLGHPGYYSRHGFQPAGCLGFEAPYPIPEEHAEAWMVRALRPDAIDSAGGKVVCADAISQPEYWRED, encoded by the coding sequence ATGGATATACGAGAGGCTTCAGACTCAGAACGCAACGACGTGCTATTTGTAGAGCGTGCAGCTTTTGGCAGCGACTGCGAGGCTGAATTAGTGAGTAACCTTTTAGAGGATCCCAGTGCAAAACCCATTTTATCGCTGCTAGCGTTTGACGGCGATCGCGCGGTGGGACATATTCTCTTAACAACAGCCCATTTAACAAACAAGCAAAATTCAGTATCGATAGCGCTTTTAGCCCCCCTAGCCGTCATTCCTGACGTTCAAAGACAAGGGATTGGCGGCAACCTTATCGAGCAAGGATTGAATCGCTTATCAGAATCGGGAGTTGATTTAGTGTTCGTTCTCGGACATCCAGGATACTATTCGCGTCACGGATTTCAACCCGCAGGTTGTCTGGGATTTGAAGCACCCTATCCTATTCCAGAGGAACACGCGGAGGCGTGGATGGTTCGAGCGCTTCGTCCCGACGCAATCGATTCTGCTGGGGGAAAGGTCGTTTGTGCGGATGCGATCTCTCAGCCTGAATATTGGCGCGAAGATTGA
- a CDS encoding efflux RND transporter periplasmic adaptor subunit, which yields MEFPTVGKSKRPFPWVPALIISGILVLVGGTSVALIKASNPSSEFEELTVPARQEALRADIQATGTVVPFKNVNISPQNSGRLVRLLVEQGDEVKKGQVLAVMENNTIQARGAQAEANYQQALANLKAAQIRIPGEIEQKRSRYLQAQARYRQAQARLQEEAASIPRNMEQIRAQVASAQARYNLAKKRAERNQELVKEGAISLDAFDEAVNKFHLAEADLFEARQRFEQAKGTNTPEIRQLQAALGEAEASIRETKVDFEQRQRSASAEIEQLQAAVKAAAAELQRVQIEFQETGIRAPFAGIVTQRYATEGAFVTPTTSASTSASATSSSILALAQGLEIVAKIPEVDVAQLQPKQPVEITAEAYPEKVFRGVIRRIAPEAIVEQNVTSFEVRIHLLGGHDRLRSGMNVDVTFLGQELDSNVVVPTVAVVTQEGEKGVMVIGDDNKPEFRPVTVGLTLGDQTQILRGLSPGERVFTELPDDGVPNMN from the coding sequence ATGGAATTTCCTACTGTTGGTAAATCAAAGCGTCCTTTTCCCTGGGTGCCAGCACTCATTATTAGCGGCATCCTCGTGCTTGTTGGAGGAACCTCTGTTGCGTTAATCAAAGCGAGTAACCCCTCCTCAGAATTCGAGGAATTAACCGTTCCCGCTCGTCAAGAAGCCCTGAGAGCGGACATTCAAGCCACCGGAACCGTCGTCCCCTTCAAAAATGTCAATATCAGTCCGCAAAATTCCGGGCGTTTAGTTCGATTGCTTGTCGAACAAGGAGATGAGGTTAAAAAGGGTCAAGTTCTCGCAGTCATGGAGAACAACACCATTCAGGCAAGAGGCGCGCAAGCAGAAGCGAATTATCAACAAGCATTAGCAAATCTCAAAGCCGCACAGATAAGAATTCCGGGGGAAATCGAACAGAAACGATCGCGTTATCTTCAAGCGCAAGCGCGCTATCGTCAAGCACAAGCTCGTTTGCAGGAAGAAGCAGCCAGTATTCCTCGCAATATGGAGCAAATTCGCGCCCAAGTTGCTTCGGCTCAAGCTCGATATAACCTCGCCAAAAAACGAGCGGAACGCAATCAAGAATTAGTTAAAGAAGGAGCCATTTCTCTCGATGCTTTCGATGAAGCCGTCAATAAATTTCACTTAGCAGAAGCAGATCTCTTTGAAGCACGGCAGCGATTCGAGCAAGCCAAAGGGACAAACACCCCAGAAATTCGTCAGCTCCAAGCCGCTCTTGGAGAAGCCGAAGCGAGTATTCGGGAGACTAAAGTTGATTTCGAGCAGCGCCAACGCAGTGCATCAGCAGAAATCGAGCAGCTACAAGCAGCAGTGAAAGCGGCCGCGGCAGAATTGCAGCGCGTACAGATTGAGTTCCAAGAAACAGGGATTCGCGCTCCTTTTGCTGGAATTGTGACCCAACGTTATGCCACAGAAGGCGCGTTCGTTACGCCAACCACCTCTGCATCCACCAGCGCTTCAGCAACCTCCAGCTCGATTTTAGCCCTCGCTCAAGGCTTAGAAATTGTCGCCAAAATTCCAGAAGTGGATGTGGCTCAACTTCAACCCAAACAACCCGTAGAAATTACCGCAGAAGCCTATCCAGAGAAAGTTTTTCGCGGCGTTATCCGTCGTATTGCTCCAGAAGCGATTGTCGAGCAAAATGTCACCTCCTTTGAGGTGCGCATTCATCTGCTGGGGGGACACGATCGATTGCGTTCCGGGATGAATGTGGATGTCACGTTTTTGGGACAAGAGTTAGACAGTAATGTTGTGGTTCCAACGGTGGCAGTGGTGACGCAGGAAGGGGAGAAAGGCGTGATGGTGATTGGGGATGATAATAAGCCGGAATTTCGTCCGGTTACGGTGGGTTTGACTCTGGGCGATCAAACCCAAATTTTGCGCGGTTTGTCTCCGGGAGAACGAGTGTTTACGGAATTGCCCGATGATGGCGTACCCAACATGAATTGA
- a CDS encoding DNA gyrase/topoisomerase IV subunit A, which translates to MAEQLNLLKTGQIIPTALHAEMERSYLEYAMSVIVGRALPDVRDGLKPVHRRILYAMHELGLTPERPYRKCARVVGDVLGKYHPHGDQSVYDALVRMVQDFSSRYPLLAGHGNFGSVDNDPPAAMRYTETRLASVAHQAMLAEIGEAVVNYTSNFDNSQQEPVVLPAQLPLLLLNGCSGIAVGMATNIPPHNLGEIVDGAIALIDKPELPDEKLWKLIPGPDFPTGGEIIDTTGIQDTYRVGRGIMPVRGVATIERIRRQGKRRKEKSAIIITELPFQVNKAGWIEKVADLVNQGRLEGIADIRDESDRDGMRVVIECKRDANAREVLRQLYKKTALQSNFGAIMLALVDNKPRQLSLREMLEEFLKFREQTLTRRYTHELEVAQRRSHLIEGLLAALQHLDATIDILRNAPDGTTAKVSLQERLGISESQADAILAMPMRRLTGLERQKLQAEGEELREQIARLQELLDDRHELLKSLKKELRALKRKFGDERRTKILKAVPVDGKTSGQSQSKSKAKKTDKQSPVEPPPALEIAIASPEDAVLEVTRKSTICWHSPPPKKTGKLPKKIDDAIAYREPIRQRERVVVVTEGGKAYPIAIADIPSASYPIPILKLLSSSVQSKREAIETQFFIPDNLNQNDLILLTQQGRIKRLAGLELADLTNRGAMLIKLKDEDELNTVEWAQTGQEVAIATSGGRILRFTIDDLQMPVMGRSAQGNQATRLRKGEEVVGCAVLNATDHLLLFSQFGYGKRLPLSAIRQANRGDIGTQAFQFNPKDRLAVALLSPPETTRLAISTTARRLLEVPVKSIGVWGKDGFGDRVPHLKPGEQVEEVIVLDGF; encoded by the coding sequence ATGGCAGAACAGTTAAACCTGTTAAAGACCGGTCAAATTATTCCAACAGCATTACACGCAGAAATGGAACGGTCTTATCTTGAATATGCCATGAGTGTCATTGTGGGGAGAGCGCTCCCTGACGTTAGAGATGGTCTGAAACCCGTCCATCGGCGAATTTTGTACGCCATGCACGAGCTAGGTTTGACTCCCGAACGCCCTTACCGCAAGTGCGCCCGCGTAGTTGGGGACGTGTTAGGGAAATACCATCCCCACGGGGATCAGTCGGTCTATGATGCCCTGGTACGAATGGTACAGGATTTTTCCTCCCGCTATCCGCTTTTGGCAGGTCACGGCAACTTCGGATCGGTGGATAACGATCCCCCGGCTGCCATGCGTTACACCGAAACGCGACTCGCATCCGTTGCACATCAAGCAATGCTGGCGGAGATCGGAGAAGCCGTCGTCAACTATACGAGCAACTTTGACAACTCCCAACAAGAACCCGTCGTTCTTCCCGCTCAACTTCCTCTATTATTACTCAATGGCTGTTCGGGAATTGCTGTGGGAATGGCGACAAATATTCCCCCTCACAACTTGGGAGAGATTGTCGATGGGGCAATTGCTCTGATTGATAAACCGGAACTTCCCGATGAAAAGCTATGGAAACTCATTCCAGGCCCGGATTTCCCCACTGGCGGCGAAATTATCGATACAACGGGCATTCAAGATACCTATCGCGTGGGGCGGGGCATCATGCCCGTTCGCGGCGTAGCGACAATCGAGCGCATTCGGCGGCAAGGCAAGCGGCGTAAAGAAAAAAGCGCCATTATTATCACGGAATTACCTTTCCAAGTGAATAAGGCGGGGTGGATTGAAAAAGTTGCCGATTTAGTCAATCAAGGGCGTTTAGAGGGAATTGCTGACATTCGAGACGAGAGCGATCGCGACGGAATGCGCGTGGTCATTGAATGCAAGCGCGATGCCAATGCCAGAGAAGTGCTGCGACAACTCTACAAAAAGACAGCACTGCAAAGCAATTTTGGGGCAATTATGCTCGCCTTGGTGGATAACAAGCCTCGTCAGTTGTCTTTGCGCGAGATGTTGGAGGAATTTTTAAAATTCCGCGAGCAAACTCTGACGCGGCGCTACACTCATGAGTTGGAGGTCGCTCAACGCCGCTCGCATTTGATTGAGGGTTTACTCGCTGCTTTGCAGCACTTAGACGCGACGATCGATATTTTACGCAATGCGCCCGACGGGACGACAGCAAAAGTCTCGCTACAAGAGCGTTTGGGGATTAGTGAATCTCAAGCCGACGCTATTTTGGCGATGCCCATGCGCCGCCTCACGGGACTGGAACGACAAAAGTTGCAGGCAGAGGGCGAGGAGTTACGAGAACAAATCGCTCGCTTGCAAGAGCTATTGGACGATCGCCACGAACTGCTCAAATCCTTAAAAAAAGAGCTGCGCGCCCTCAAACGGAAATTTGGCGACGAACGACGGACAAAAATTCTCAAAGCTGTGCCTGTTGATGGGAAAACATCGGGGCAATCTCAAAGTAAGAGTAAGGCGAAAAAAACGGACAAACAAAGTCCTGTAGAACCCCCTCCCGCGTTGGAGATCGCGATCGCGTCCCCTGAAGATGCGGTGCTGGAGGTGACGCGCAAAAGCACGATTTGCTGGCATTCTCCCCCGCCGAAAAAGACGGGAAAATTGCCGAAAAAAATTGACGACGCGATCGCGTATCGCGAACCGATTCGACAGCGAGAACGAGTGGTGGTGGTGACAGAAGGTGGAAAAGCTTATCCCATCGCGATCGCGGATATTCCTTCTGCGAGTTACCCCATTCCCATTCTCAAATTACTCTCCAGCAGCGTTCAGAGTAAGCGAGAAGCGATTGAAACCCAGTTTTTTATCCCCGATAACCTGAACCAAAACGATCTCATTCTCTTGACCCAGCAAGGGCGGATTAAGCGCTTGGCAGGTTTGGAGTTAGCAGACCTCACCAATCGCGGTGCAATGTTGATTAAGTTGAAGGACGAGGATGAGTTAAATACTGTGGAATGGGCGCAGACGGGGCAAGAAGTCGCGATCGCGACCTCCGGGGGGCGAATTCTCCGCTTTACCATCGACGACCTGCAAATGCCTGTCATGGGTCGCAGCGCTCAAGGAAACCAAGCCACGCGGCTGCGGAAGGGGGAAGAAGTTGTGGGGTGTGCGGTTCTCAATGCCACAGACCATCTTTTGCTCTTCTCTCAATTTGGCTATGGCAAGCGCTTGCCTTTAAGTGCCATTCGTCAAGCCAATCGCGGCGATATCGGCACCCAAGCATTCCAATTTAATCCCAAGGATCGGTTAGCAGTTGCGCTCCTCTCGCCGCCGGAAACGACCCGTTTGGCAATATCAACAACCGCTCGTCGTTTGCTCGAAGTTCCCGTAAAATCCATTGGGGTTTGGGGAAAAGACGGGTTTGGCGATCGCGTCCCCCACCTCAAACCAGGGGAACAAGTCGAGGAAGTCATTGTTTTGGATGGGTTTTAA